A window of Tripterygium wilfordii isolate XIE 37 chromosome 7, ASM1340144v1, whole genome shotgun sequence contains these coding sequences:
- the LOC120002355 gene encoding protein SUPPRESSOR OF GENE SILENCING 3 yields the protein MSSRRGTGTSSNPLSKGKSVSEASSPNVEQLTHDVADINLDSEQDDGQWAVYTKKSKNKVGSSPSKPWNSQNSNPKAWSHPDVQKLGMRSNAGSGRTSGSPWQTQTADSRMHSSRGNPRPQSSNRSFGNNHVPPQAAIPPPLEHGWNWQSRSSTIPPEETHGQEFDYTEVQHKNEEDVVDNYDEESEGMDDSDDEFLSDGFDSDTSQKSHETRKKSKWFMKFFESLDGLSVDEINEPERQWHCPACQGGPGAIDWYRGLQPLMTHAKTKGSQRVKLHRELAELLEEELRRKGTSVIPAGEVFGKWKGLLDEERDHLIIWPPMVVIMNTKLEQDENDKWIGMGNQELLNYFNSYDAVKARHSYGPQGHRGMSLLVFESSARGYLEAERLHKHFVEEGTDRNAWDSNRRALFYPGGKRQLYGYMAVKDDLEYFNHHSQGKSRLKYEIKSYQEMVVKQIKQMSEDNQQLVWLRNRVAREQRHSKALEESFGIVSEKLRKTREENHIVIQRTKIQHQQNKEEMDYQEQFFKEQIRVIHEARDAKEEDFEKIQQEEREKVKKLNVNASNSEDHKRRGKEIDNFIQGQDKEMENFVAERDKLLKVHEHKMVAMKKSHWEEEVELEKEFDAELSQLMARYTPNH from the exons ATGAGTTCAAGAAGAGGGACAGGTACTAGTAGTAACCCACTGTCTAAGGGAAAATCTGTATCTGAAGCATCTAGTCCCAATGTTGAGCAGTTGACCCATGATGTAGCAGATATCAACCTGGATTCTGAGCAAGATGATGGCCAATGGGCAGTTTACACCAAGAAGTCCAAGAATAAAGTTGGAAGCAGTCCTTCAAAACCCTGGAACTCTCAGAATTCCAATCCTAAAGCATGGAGCCATCCAGATGTTCAGAAGTTAGGCATGCGAAGTAATGCAGGATCAGGACGGACCTCCGGCAGTCCCTGGCAAACACAAACTGCTGATTCTAGGATGCACTCTAGTAGAGGAAATCCGAGGCCACAATCTTCCAACAGGTCTTTCGGGAACAATCATGTGCCCCCTCAAGCTGCTATTCCCCCTCCTCTGGAGCACGGATGGAATTGGCAATCTAGATCTTCCACAATCCCACCAGAAGAAACACATGGGCAAGAATTTGATTATACTGAGGTCCAACACAAGAATGAGGAGGATGTTGTTGATAACTACGATGAGGAATCTGAGGGCATGGACGATAGTGATGATGAGTTCCTGAGTGATGGATTTGATTCAGACACAAGTCAAAAGAGCCATGAAACTCGCAAGAAGAGCAAATGGTTCATGAAGTTCTTTGAAAGCTTGGATGGTTTAAGCGTGGATGAGATAAATGAACCAGAGAGGCAGTGGCACTGTCCTGCATGCCAGGGTGGTCCAGGTGCCATTGATTGGTATCGAGGTCTGCAGCCCCTGATGACACATGCGAAAACAAAAGGCTCGCAAAGGGTGAAGCTTCACAGAGAACTTGCAGAGCTCTTGGAAGAGGAATTGCGCAGGAAGGGAACATCAGTTATTCCAGCTGGTGAAGTATTTGGCAAGTGGAAAGGTCTACTTGATGAGGAGAGAGATCATTTGATAATTTGGCCGCCAATGGTTGTCATTATGAATACAAAGCTTGAACAAGACGAGAATGACAAG TGGATTGGCATGGGCAATCAAGAACTTCTTAACTACTTCAATTCATATGATGCTGTGAAGGCCAGGCACTCTTATGGTCCACAGGGACATCGTGGAATGAGTCTTCTCGTTTTTGAGAGTTCTGCCCGGGGTTATTTAGAGGCTGAGCGTTTGCACAAGCATTTTGTGGAAGAAGGTACAGACAGGAATGCTTGGGATAGTAATCGTCGGGCTCTATTTTATCCAGGTGGAAAACGACAACTTTATGGTTATATGGCTGTGAAGGACGATCTAGAGTACTTCAACCACCATTCTCAAG GCAAGTCTAGGCTGAAGTATGAAATCAAGTCTTACCAAGAAATGGTGgtcaaacaaataaaacaaatgaGTGAAGATAATCAGCAGCTTGTCTGGTTGAGAAATAGGGTTGCTCGGGAACAGAGACATTCAAAAGCTCTTGAAGAGTCTTTTGGTATAGTTAGTGAGAAACTACGAAAAACTAGGGAAGAGAACCACATTGTTATACAGAGGACCAAAATTCAGCATCAGCAGAACAAGGAAGAG ATGGATTACCAAGAGCAATTCTTCAAAGAACAAATCAGAGTTATTCATGAAGCAAGGGATGCAAAGGAGGAGGATTTTGAGAAGATACAGCAAGAGGAACGTGAGAAGGTGAAAAAGTTGAATGTAAATGCTTCCAATTCAGAGGATCACAAACGCAG GGGAAAGGAGATTGATAATTTCATTCAAGGACAAGACAAGGAGATGGAAAATTTTGTGGCTGAGAGAGACAAGTTACTAAAAGTACATGAGCATAAGATGGTTGCTATGAAGAAGAGTCATTGGGAGGAAGAGGTTGAGCTGGAGAAGGAGTTTGATGCTGAACTGTCTCAACTTATGGCGAGGTATACCCCAAATCACTAG
- the LOC120002996 gene encoding PHD finger protein At1g33420-like, which translates to MVVNGRPLKRMKRRVTADLHDFLTFPSSATGGNGPFRVNVREFLTEHALLPPPSSLLPHLLTWQISFRVGEPTDEPDSASPVVCVDVVEEDVAKSRSVYCDQCRVVGWSGNPVCSKRYHFIIKADGASIGGYHKPCTRCGDILHLSESRCKMCNHVTTTDDVEDWIYQQLEDTTHLLHGVIHVNGYGHLLRVNGREGGSRILSGCHIMNFWDRLCKALGVRKVSVMDVSKKYGLEYRLLHAITKGHPWYGDWGYEFGSGSFALTLDAYKSAVETLSGMPLSVFLSQGRQQPTWLQDRISFYQSLSERRVVNIRELFSYLMSLIHIAHKSSSGVNTTFFKRQGSSGISRTWDKSDIERVNEAIFRVLRAVSGSKWASSRALRGAVCRIGSPDLLDHCLKELGGKSAANAMVVHTRQNPVSGALEFRLEPGSPPEVITCGSDSSVIKSPCPSLEVLMQDLQFFYETIHHPQTILSCSPEATRDLVICSAEKLLDCKQFVKEYKPEKQASLNPSIICLSCQMELSDESDKFAPNPPPELIILPLTASVADLKHEASRAFQDVYLMFKRFEAEELLGYGGVDDSIQVKLLLGSTESVCVRGRCAGKTGLSKYRMERGTERWTVDCICGAKDDDGERMLACDVCGVWQHTRCSGIQDSYSVPARFVCHRCRGSDHVNKVNGQCKDEKMTDAVGGNSSSFGKSLTADDVR; encoded by the exons ATGGTGGTGAACGGGAGGCCTTTGAAGAGGATGAAGAGGAGAGTCACGGCGGATCTCCACGACTTCCTGACGTTCCCTTCGTCAGCTACGGGAGGTAACGGGCCTTTCAGGGTGAACGTTAGGGAGTTCCTGACGGAGCACGCGCTGTTGCCTCCGCCTTCGTCGCTGCTGCCACACCTGCTTACGTGGCAGATCTCCTTCCGCGTCGGTGAACCGACGGACGAACCCGACTCGGCCTCGCCCGTCGTGTGCGTCGACGTGGTCGAGGAAGACGTTGCCAAATCTAGATCCGTGTACTGCGATCAGTGCCGAGTTGTTG GCTGGAGTGGAAATCCCGTGTGTAGCAAGCGATACCATTTTATAATAAAGGCGGATGGTGCTTCTATTGGTGGATATCACAAGCCATGCACACGGTGTGGGGACATTCTGCATTTGTCTGAATCCAG GTGTAAGATGTGCAATCATGTAACGACTACGGATGATGTCGAAGATTGGATTTATCAGCAATTAGAGGACACCACCCATCTTTTGCATGGTGTGATACATGTGAATGGTTATGGGCATCTTCTAAGAGTCAATGGTAGGGAAGGAGGCTCTAGGATCCTTTCTGGGTGTCATATCATGAATTTTTGGGATCGACTATGCAAAGCTCTTGGAGTCAG AAAGGTTAGTGTGATGGATGTGTCAAAAAAGTATGGATTGGAATATCGGCTGCTGCATGCAATCACCAAGGGCCATCCATGGTATGGTGACTGGGGATATGAATTCGGCTCTGGTAGTTTTGCTCTCACTCTTGATGCATACAAATCTGCTGTCGAAACCCTATCTGGCATGCCATTGTCAGTATTTCTTTCTCAAGGAAGGCAACAGCCCACTTGGTTGCAGGACAGAATCTCATTTTACCAATCATTATCCGAGCGTCGGGTTGTAAATATTAGAGAACTATTCAGTTATTTAATGAGTTTGATCCACATCGCTCACAAGTCTTCATCAGGGGTAAATACTACCTTCTTTAAAAGACAAGGTTCGTCTGGAATCTCTCGTACGTGGGATAAGAGTGATATTGAACGTGTGAATGAAGCAATATTTAGAGTTCTGCGGGCAGTGAGTGGGTCCAAGTGGGCAAGTTCTCGTGCTCTTAGAGGTGCTGTTTGTAGAATAGGTTCGCCCGATCTCCTTGATCATTGCTTGAAGGAACTAGGAGGTAAGTCAGCTGCTAATGCGATGGTGGTTCATACTCGACAAAATCCTGTTTCTGGTGCTCTAGAGTTCAG ACTTGAACCTGGAAGTCCTCCTGAAGTAATCACCTGTGGCAGTGATTCTTCTGTCATTAAGAGCCCATGCCCATCTTTAGAAGTCCTTATGCAAGACCTTCAATTTTTCTATGAAACTATACATCACCCTCAAACCATATTGAGCTGTTCACCTGAGGCAACAAGGGATCTTGTGATTTGCTCAGCTGAGAAGCTTCTTGACTGCAAGCAATTTGTAAAAGAATACAAGCCTGAGAAGCAAGCGAGTTTGAACCCATCTATTATATGCCTCTCATGCCAGATGGAACTTTCTGATGAATCTGACAAGTTTGCCCCTAACCCACCCCCAGAACTGATTATCTTGCCCCTTACTGCAAGTGTTGCTGATCTGAAGCACGAAGCAtcacgagcttttcaagatgTATATTTGATGTTTAAAAGATTTGAAGCCGAAGAGCTGCTTGGCTATGGTGGTGTTGATGATTCCATCCAGGTCAAGCTTTTGTTAGGGTCAACTGAATCAGTTTGTGTCCGAGGAAGATGTGCAGGGAAGACCGGTCTTAGCAAGTACAGAATGGAAAGAGGGACTGAGAGGTGGACAGTGGATTGCATTTGTGGGGCTAAGGATGATGACGGGGAGAGGATGCTGGCTTGCGATGTTTGTGGGGTGTGGCAGCACACTAGGTGTTCTGGTATTCAAGACTCTTACTCCGTGCCTGCAAGGTTTGTCTGCCATCGATGCAGAGGCTCCGACCACGTGAACAAAGTCAATGGGCAGTGCAAGGATGAGAAGATGACTGATGCAGTCGGTGGTAACAGTAGCAGCTTTGGAAAGAGCTTAACAGCTGATGATGTTCGCtag
- the LOC120001598 gene encoding ABC transporter G family member 14-like produces MTLNCIAPKPEYCSSNSVGSLTEMSEPQGRVVLAYPIQADSQPVLPVILYPITLKFEEVVYKVNLEQKGWCGSGTLDTQEKTILNGITGIVCPGEILAMLGPSGSGKTTLLTALGGRLTGKLSGKITYNGQPFSGITKRRTGFVAQDDVLYPHLTVFETLLFTAMLRLPTSVTQDEKVQHVDQVITELGLTRCRNSMIGGPLFRGISGGEKKRVSIGQEMLINPSLLLLDEPTSGLDSTTAQRIMTTIKRLASGGRTVVTTIHQPSSRLYYMFDKVILLSEGFPIYNGPASAALEYFSSIGFSTSMTLNPADLLLDLANGISPDSKQGSDQGEISEQEHKLVKKTLISAYEKNISTRLKSELCNVDVNNRKDSSRGIDMKAEQWCTSWQHQIKVLLQRGLRERRYAAFNRLRIFQVISVAILGGLLWWHTPTSHIADRIAMLFFFSVFWGFYPLYNAVFTFPQERSMLIKERSSGMYRLSSYFIARTVGDLPLELALPTAFVFIIYWMGGLKPDPLTFILSLLIVLYSVLVSQSLGLAFGAILMDIKQATTLASVTTLVFLIAGGYYIQQIPPFIVWLKYLSYSYYCYKLLLGVQYSENDYYECSEGVWCRVVDFPAVKSMGLKNLWVDVCTMAVMLVGYRLIAYLALRRVR; encoded by the exons ATGACCCTCAACTGCATCGCCCCAAAGCCAGAATACTGCAGCAGCAACTCGGTAGGAAGTCTCACAGAGATGTCTGAGCCCCAAGGAAGGGTTGTTCTTGCCTACCCCATACAAGCTGATTCCCAACCTGTCCTCCCAGTGATCTTGTATCCTATAACTTTGAAG TTTGAGGAGGTAGTGTACAAAGTTAACTTGGAACAAAAAGGATGGTGCGGCAGTGGTACATTGGACACTCAAGAAAAGACTATATTGAATGGCATAACGGGCATAGTTTGCCCTGGTGAGATACTAGCTATGCTTGGTCCTTCTGGTAGTGGAAAAACCACTCTCCTTACTGCTCTTGGAGGTCGTCTTACAGGTAAGTTGTCCGGAAAGATTACGTACAACGGTCAGCCTTTTTCTGGTATCACTAAGAGACGAACAGGATTTGTAGCACAGGATGATGTTTTGTATCCACATCTCACAGTATTTGAAACCCTTTTATTTACGGCAATGTTAAGGCTACCTACCAGTGTCACCCAGGATGAGAAAGTCCAGcatgtggaccaagttataaCCGAATTGGGATTGACTCGGTGCCGGAACAGCATGATAGGCGGGCCACTCTTCAGAGGAATATCTGGAGGGGAGAAGAAGAGAGTAAGTATAGGTCAGGAAATGCTAATAAATCCAAGCTTATTATTACTAGATGAGCCCACATCAGGTCTGGACTCAACCACAGCTCAGAGAATCATGACTACAATCAAACGGCTCGCAAGTGGTGGCCGAACGGTAGTAACCACCATTCACCAGCCCTCAAGCCGGCTCTATTACATGTTTGATAAGGTCATCTTACTCTCAGAGGGCTTCCCCATCTACAATGGCCCTGCGTCCGCAGCCTTGGAATACTTCTCCTCCATTGGATTTTCAACATCAATGACTCTTAATCCAGCTGACCTTTTACTTGATCTTGCCAATG GAATTAGCCCTGATTCTAAGCAGGGATCTGATCAAGGCGAGATCAGTGAGcaagaacataagttggtcaagAAAACCCTTATTTCTGCATATGAGAAAAACATTTCTACAAGACTGAAATCCGAGCTTTGCAATGTGGATGTCAATAATAGAAAAGATTCTtctagag GTATCGACATGAAGGCTGAGCAATGGTGCACAAGTTGGCAGCATCAGATCAAGGTGCTACTTCAGAGAGGGCTAAGGGAGCGAAGGTATGCAGCCTTCAACAGGTTGAGGATATTCCAAGTCATTAGTGTTGCTATACTTGGCGGACTCCTATGGTGGCACACCCCAACTTCTCATATTGCTGACCGA ATTGCCATGCTattcttcttctccgttttctGGGGCTTCTATCCTCTCTACAATGCTGTTTTTACATTTCCCCAAGAGAGGTCAATGCTCATCAAGGAAAGATCATCAGGAATGTACCGCTTATCTTCCTATTTCATAGCCAGAACAGTTGGTGACCTGCCATTGGAGCTTGCATTGCCAACTGCATTTGTTTTTATAATCTATTGGATGGGAGGACTGAAACCAGATCCATTAACTTTCATTCTCTCCCTACTCATTGTTCTTTACAGTGTTCTTGTCTCCCAAAGTTTAGGCCTAGCGTTTGGTGCGATCCTAATGGACATAAAACAAGCCACAACTTTAGCGTCAGTAACAACTCTGGTTTTCCTCATTGCTGGAGGCTACTACATCCAACAAATTCCTCCCTTCATAGTCTGGCTAAAGTACTTGAGCTATAGCTACTACTGTTACAAACTTCTTCTGGGAGTTCAGTACAGTGAGAATGATTATTATGAGTGCTCAGAAGGAGTCTGGTGCCGGGTGGTAGATTTTCCTGCAGTCAAGTCTATGGGGCTGAAGAATTTGTGGGTGGATGTGTGCACCATGGCAGTGATGTTGGTGGGTTATCGACTCATTGCTTATTTGGCACTACGTCGAGTACGGTAG
- the LOC120003097 gene encoding uncharacterized protein LOC120003097 — protein sequence MLVGWLTMGTGNRRSADVKTDSNLTNLDHDLGREMVYGTRLCYVILLQIQEQVEVESKVLSVGTIIGIVSVELRNKETGKILVHTCHSRYFEDGSSRSRL from the exons ATGCTGGTTGGATGGCTAACCATGGGAACGGGGAACCGGAGGTCAGCTGATGTGAAGACTGACTCAAACTTGACCAACCTGGATCATGATTTAG GCAGAGAGATGGTGTATGGAACGCGGTTGTGCTATGTGATTTTGCTACAAATTCAGGAGCAAGTTGAAGTTGAGTCCAAGGTTTTGAGCGTTGGAACGATTATTGGCATTGTCTCTGTTGAGCTGAGGAATAAAGAAACTGGGAAGATTCTCGTGCACACATGCCATTCCCGGTACTTTGAAGATGGTAGTAGTAGAAGTCGATTGTGA
- the LOC120002483 gene encoding GDSL esterase/lipase At5g08460-like: MAVKALISLLGIIGFAFMEAGVMGSSPQFPSMFVFGDSLVDNGNNNYLNSLAKANYVPYGIDFKEGPTGRFCNGENLVDVLNEFLGLPLLPSFATTSSGSTAGKDIVHGVNYASAAGGILDESGLNLGDRYSLRRQVQNFEITLTQLKTQMNGNELNQYLAKSLVMMIFGSNDYLNNYLLPSIYTTSLTYNPNDFADLLINKFTPQILALHGFGFRKFFLVGIGPIGCMPNLIATGLAPPGKCVEFVNNWVQIFNVKLRALVDQLNRNHSTGTIFVYGNSYGAFSDVIVNPSAYGFRVTDRGCCGIGRNQGQITCLPYSFPCSNRDQYMFWDAYHPTQALNRILAQRAYAGPRSDCYPINIEQMALL, encoded by the exons ATGGCCGTTAAGGCACTGATCAGTTTGCTAGGAATAATTGGTTTTGCTTTCATGGAAGCTGGTGTGATGGGATCATCACCACAGTTTCCATCGATGTTTGTGTTTGGAGATTCATTGGTGGACAATGGAAACAACAACTATCTCAATTCATTAGCAAAGGCTAATTATGTGCCTTATGGCATTGATTTCAAAGAAGGCCCTACAGGGAGGTTCTGTAATGGTGAAAACCTAGTTGACGTATTAA ATGAATTTTTAGGTTTACCACTACTTCCATCCTTTGCAACAACTTCTTCCGGTAGTACAGCCGGAAAGGATATAGTTCATGGTGTGAACTATGCTTCTGCTGCTGGTGGGATTCTTGACGAGAGCGGATTAAATTTA GGCGATCGGTACAGTTTGAGGCGACAAGTGCAGAATTTTGAGATCACATTAACCCAATTGAAAACCCAAATGAATGGCAATGAATTGAACCAGTATTTAGCAAAGTCActagtgatgatgatatttGGTAGCAATGACTATCTAAATAACTATCTCTTGCCTTCCATTTACACCACCAGCCTCACTTACAACCCCAATGATTTTGCTGAccttctcatcaacaaattcaCCCCACAAATAttg GCACTGCATGGTTTTGGATTTAGGAagttttttttggtaggaattgGTCCTATTGGTTGCATGCCAAACCTGATAGCTACTGGGCTTGCCCCTCCAGGGAAATGTGTAGAGTTTGTGAACAACTGGGTTCAAATATTCAATGTGAAGCTTAGAGCCCTTGTTGATCAGCTGAATAGGAATCACAGTACTGGCACCATCTTTGTTTATGGCAACAGTTATGGAGCTTTCAGTGACGTAATTGTCAATCCTAGTGCCTATG GGTTTAGAGTTACTGATAGAGGGTGTTGTGGGATTGGGAGGAACCAAGGACAGATAACATGTCTTCCATATTCATTTCCATGCTCCAACAGAGACCAATACATGTTCTGGGATGCTTACCATCCAACACAAGCTTTGAACAGGATTCTTGCTCAAAGGGCTTATGCAGGCCCACGATCTGATTGCTATCCTATCAATATCGAACAAATGGCCCTCCTAtga
- the LOC120002484 gene encoding vacuolar iron transporter homolog 4-like gives IAFLLIFILTLPQTSSSSMEARSSPLNQSPKPLSLDIEGQKNEDKVIDYARRSQWLRAAVLGANDGLLSIASLMMGVGAVRKDAKTMILTGIAGLVAGACSMAIGEFVSVYSQYDAEVSQMKRENKSISDGEEEEGREDHLPNPWQAALASALAFAAGAAVPLLGAAFIGDYVVRLVVIIGAVSLALLGFGGLAAVLGGANVVKSSLRMLVGGWLAMGITFGLTKSIGSTGI, from the coding sequence ATTGCTTTCCTTCTCATTTTCATACTAACTCTTCCTCAAACTTCTTCTTCATCCATGGAAGCCAGATCATCTCCATTAAACCAATCACCAAAACCCTTGTCTCTTGACATTGAGGGACAAAAAAATGAAGATAAGGTCATTGACTATGCCAGGAGATCACAATGGCTTCGAGCCGCGGTGTTGGGTGCTAATGATGGATTACTCTCCATTGCATCATTGATGATGGGAGTTGGAGCTGTAAGAAAGGATGCTAAGACCATGATCCTAACCGGGATAGCCGGATTAGTAGCCGGTGCTTGTAGCATGGCGATCGGTGAGTTTGTGTCTGTTTATTCACAATATGACGCTGAAGTGTCTCAAatgaagagagaaaataaatccATAAGTGacggggaggaggaggagggtagGGAGGATCACTTGCCGAATCCGTGGCAGGCGGCTTTAGCATCAGCGCTTGCTTTCGCGGCAGGAGCTGCCGTGCCCTTGCTGGGGGCAGCGTTTATTGGGGATTATGTGGTGAGGTTGGTGGTGATAATAGGGGCGGTGAGTCTTGCCTTGCTAGGGTTTGGAGGGCTGGCTGCTGTTTTAGGGGGTGCAAATGTAGTTAAGTCATCGTTAAGGATGTTGGTTGGGGGATGGTTGGCTATGGGAATAACTTTTGGCCTCACTAAGTCAATTGGTAGCACCGGAATTTGA
- the LOC120002485 gene encoding uncharacterized protein LOC120002485: MAEIIPVISKAESSAVVVSNPFETNSNLRLSSSLLNEFNYLPWSRTVSLALGGRSKLGFINKDTVVPNDKSLEYETWLATDQMVRSWLLNSMEIHLAEIFSYADSAADMWEAIKEMYGNQNNAARVFQLQRDIACLHQEGKSFVQFLGNLKSMWNELAVYRPHTTDSATLLKRAEEDKIFQLLANLAPEYEDLRSRILMNHELPSLASVCSTIQREEVRRKVMNVNIKSDLSETRAYVAHVRQTEEKGYKGRRPDLKCTHCNNSGHTKDRCWVLHPELKPRFSKDNKGTPRRSQSSGYKANHVTTSTSDELSRFTSSPVTLINEFASYLQAKQGAQEKNEPEKSQSYALLGKFAGFLAENKSVSTKDISGSYHQEDDW, encoded by the exons ATGGCAGAAATCATTCCTGTTATTTCAAAAGCAGAATCATCTGCTGTTGTTGTTTCTAATCCTTTTGAGACCAATTCAAATCTTCGTCTAAGTTCGAGTCTTTTAAATGAATTTAATTACCTCCCTTGGTCAAGAACTGTTTCTTTGGCCCTTGGAGGGAGATCCAAGCTTGGATTTATCAATAAGGATACTGTTGTTCCGAATGATAAATCACTCGAGTATGAAACTTGGCTTGCCACAGATCAGATGGTGCGATCTTGGCTATTGAATTCGATGGAAATACATTTAGCTGAAATCTTCAGCTATGCCGACTCTGCTGCAGACATGTGGGAAGCCATCAAAGAGATGTATGGCAACCAAAATAATGCTGCCCGTGTGTTCCAACTTCAAAGAGACATAGCTTGTCTTCACCAAGAAGGTAAatcttttgttcaatttcttggTAATCTAAAAAGCATGTGGAATGAATTGGCAGTGTACAGACCACATACTACAGATTCAGCAACCTTGCTGAAAAGGGCTGAGGAGGATAAGATTTTTCAATTATTGGCCAATCTAGCACCAGAATATGAAGATCTTCGCAGTCGTATTCTAATGAATCATGAGTTACCATCTCTCGCAAGTGTGTGTTCTACCATTCAGCGGGAAGAAGTTCGTAGAAAAGTTATGAATGTCAACATCAAATCTGATTTGTCTGAAACTCGGGCATATGTCGCTCATGTTAGGCAAACTGAAGAGAAGGGGTACAAAGGAAGACGACCAGACTTGAAGTGTACTCATTGCAACAATTCAGGCCACACAAAAGATAGATGTTGGGTTCTACATCCTGAATTGAAACCAAGATTTTCAAAAGATAATAAGGGTACTCCAAGACGTTCACAATCATCAGGATACAAGGCCAATCATGTGACTACGTCTACTTCAGATGAATTGTCAAGGTTTACATCTAGCCCTGTTACTCTTATAAATGAATTTGCATCTTACCTTCAGGCTAAACAAGGTGCTCAAGAGAAGAATGAACCTGAAAAATCACAATCATATGCCTTGCTCGGAAAGTTTGCGGGTTTTTTGGCTGAGAATAAGTCTGTCTCTACCAAAGACATATCAG GATCTTATCACCAAGAAGACGATTGGTGA